One Aquipuribacter hungaricus DNA window includes the following coding sequences:
- a CDS encoding DUF6069 family protein encodes MTSTRTDPSTRTARPAGRGIWRAGLVAALVAAVLTTLVWLLGQLTPATWEVAQGGTTQAVLAPMPAVASVVGIAVGTLALWLLVRVPRGVTVWTVLAVVAGLGSVVSPLAAAADGWTGALLALMHVVVLGVALVVLRPAGLRGRA; translated from the coding sequence ATGACGAGCACCCGTACCGACCCGAGCACCCGCACGGCACGTCCCGCCGGCCGCGGCATCTGGCGGGCGGGCCTCGTCGCCGCGCTCGTCGCCGCCGTCCTCACCACGCTCGTCTGGCTGCTGGGCCAGCTGACCCCGGCCACGTGGGAGGTGGCGCAGGGAGGGACGACCCAGGCGGTCCTGGCCCCGATGCCCGCGGTGGCCTCCGTCGTCGGGATCGCCGTGGGGACCCTCGCCCTGTGGCTGCTCGTCCGCGTCCCCCGGGGCGTCACCGTGTGGACGGTCCTCGCCGTCGTCGCGGGGCTCGGCTCGGTCGTGTCGCCGCTGGCCGCCGCCGCCGACGGGTGGACCGGGGCGCTGCTGGCCCTGATGCACGTCGTCGTCCTCGGGGTGGCCCTCGTGGTCCTGCGGCCGGCCGGGCTGCGCGGCCGGGCCTGA